From the genome of Bacillota bacterium:
AGCCTCGACCACGAGCTGCGGCTCGTGGGTGCGGACACGCTCATCATCTGCGGCACCGTCGCCAACATCTGCGTCCACTACACGGCGGCGAGCGCGGCGCTGCGATGGTACAAGGTCGTGATCCCTGTGGACGCGGTCTCGGCGCTCAACGCATTCGACATGGAGGCGGCGCTTCGCCAGGTGGGATTCCTCTTCAAGGGGATACTGACGCGCTCCGACGGGATCGTGGCGCACGCCTCCCAGTGACGGGCCCGGGGCGGGCCTGGCCGGACGCCGGTCACGTGCGCTACGAACCGGCCGCCGGAATGCACAGCACCTCGCCCGGGAGGATGGGCGACCACCTGAGGACGTTCGGATTGGCCGCAATGAGCGCGTTGGGGCTGACCTGGAAGCGCCAGGCGATGGCGAACAGGGTGTCGCCCCTCTGGACGGTATAGAGGCCCTGTGACCCCGGACGGCAGCCGGCGTCTCGATGGGTCTCACCCCCGCAGCAGCGGCGCGAGAGGTAAAAGGAGCCGGGGCCATTCATAAAGCAGGCTCATCCCCTCTCCATGCGGCACCACCATACGACGCGGGCCATGAGAGAGGGTATGAGAGCGAGGGGGGAGCTGTTCATGGTCGGCCAGTCCCGTTGGCCGCCGGGGCGCGATGCGGTAGAGTCGGCGGCCTTTGCGTGGCTTGATGCCCACCGCCAGGATCTCGTGGACAAGACGGCGGCGCTGCTGCGCATCGAGTCGGTGGAGGCTCCACCTGAGCCGGGCCGGCCTTTCGGGCCGGGAGTGGGCGCCGCCCTCGAGTTCGTGGATCGCCTGGCGCGGGAGTTTGGCCTGGAGACGGCCAACGTGGACGGCCACGCCGTTCATGCTCACTGGGGGCCCCGGGCGCCGTTCGTGGGTGTCCTGACGCACGTGGACGTGGTACCCGCGGGCGGCGGCTGGAGCGTGCCACCCTTCGGGGGCGTCGTGATCGACGGCCGGATCTACGGGCGGGGTGCCATCGACAACAAGGGCCCGACCGTCGCGTCGCTCTTTGCGCTCGCGGCGCTGGCCGCAGCCGGAGCCCCGGTGAAGCGGGGCCTTCGGCTCATCGTGGGCGGCGACGAGGAGACGGGGTTCCAGTGCCTGCGCCACTACTTCAAGCGCCAGCCCTACCCGGAGATGGCGTTTTCGCCCGACGCCGTCTTCCCCCTGGTCTTTGCGGAGAAGGGGATTCTCGACCTGACCCTGGCGCTGCCCTCTCCCGGCCCCGTGATGGTGAGCCTGCGGGGCGGCCAACGGCCCAATGTGGTGCCGGACGAGGCCGAGGCCCGCCTCCAGCTGCCGCCCGGCGAGTCGCCGGCCGAATGGCAGGGCCGCCTGGTGGCCGCTGCGGCGTCGAAGCGCCGGGCGCAGATCACCCTGGAAAGCGACGCAGGTAACCCGGCGCACTTTCGTGTGAAGAGCCGGGGCGTGGCCACCCACGGCAGCACCCCCGAGAAGGGCGTCAATGCCGCTGCCGAACTCCTGGCGTGCCTCGTGGAGGCGGACGCGGGCCGGGGGCTCGTCGACCCTTCCGGGACGCTGGCCTTCCTCGCCAGGGCAGGCTCCGGCATCTACGGCGAGGGGCTCGGCATAGCCGCCCGAGACGACGTCTCCGGCGTGCTGACCTGCAACCTCGGCGTGCTGCGCCTGGAAGGCCGGGAGCTGTCAGCCACGTTCAACATCCGCTACCCGGTCAGCCTGGCTTGCGCGGCAGCCCTGCTGGCGAAGGCGGCAGAGCAGGTCAGGGAGGCTGGCGGGCGCATTGTGGACGCAAGCGACGACCCCCCGCACCATGTCCCTGAAGACAGCTTCATCGTGCGTACGCTGCTCGAGGTCTATCGCCAGGAGACCGGCGACGATACGCCGCCGCTGGCGATTGGCGGCGGGACCTACGCGCGGCTGGTGCCGGGGGCGGTGGCCTTCGGCCCGGT
Proteins encoded in this window:
- a CDS encoding LysM domain-containing protein, whose amino-acid sequence is MNGPGSFYLSRRCCGGETHRDAGCRPGSQGLYTVQRGDTLFAIAWRFQVSPNALIAANPNVLRWSPILPGEVLCIPAAGS
- a CDS encoding Sapep family Mn(2+)-dependent dipeptidase, yielding MRARGELFMVGQSRWPPGRDAVESAAFAWLDAHRQDLVDKTAALLRIESVEAPPEPGRPFGPGVGAALEFVDRLAREFGLETANVDGHAVHAHWGPRAPFVGVLTHVDVVPAGGGWSVPPFGGVVIDGRIYGRGAIDNKGPTVASLFALAALAAAGAPVKRGLRLIVGGDEETGFQCLRHYFKRQPYPEMAFSPDAVFPLVFAEKGILDLTLALPSPGPVMVSLRGGQRPNVVPDEAEARLQLPPGESPAEWQGRLVAAAASKRRAQITLESDAGNPAHFRVKSRGVATHGSTPEKGVNAAAELLACLVEADAGRGLVDPSGTLAFLARAGSGIYGEGLGIAARDDVSGVLTCNLGVLRLEGRELSATFNIRYPVSLACAAALLAKAAEQVREAGGRIVDASDDPPHHVPEDSFIVRTLLEVYRQETGDDTPPLAIGGGTYARLVPGAVAFGPVFPFSGIVPHEKDENIEIEHLRRLARLYAAALWALAR